One window of Biomphalaria glabrata chromosome 6, xgBioGlab47.1, whole genome shotgun sequence genomic DNA carries:
- the LOC129926843 gene encoding FMRFamide-like neuropeptides 1 yields the protein MFLKRGRGSEPMFLKRGRGSEPMFLKRGRGSEPMFLKRGRGSEPMFLKRGRGSEPMFLKRGRGSEPMFLKRGRGSEPMFLKRGRGSEPMFLKRGRGSEPMFLKRGRGSEPMFLKRGRGSEH from the coding sequence ATGTTTCTAAAACGTGGCCGTGGCTCTGAGCCAATGTTTCTAAAACGTGGCCGTGGCTCTGAGCCAATGTTTCTAAAACGTGGCCGTGGCTCTGAGCCAATGTTTCTAAAACGTGGCCGTGGCTCTGAGCCAATGTTTCTAAAACGTGGCCGTGGCTCTGAGCCAATGTTTCTAAAACGTGGCCGTGGCTCTGAGCCAATGTTTCTAAAACGTGGCCGTGGCTCTGAGCCAATGTTTCTAAAACGTGGCCGTGGCTCTGAGCCAATGTTTCTAAAACGTGGCCGTGGCTCTGAGCCAATGTTTCTAAAACGTGGCCGTGGCTCTGAGCCAATGTTTCTAAAACGTGGCCGTGGCTCTGAGCACTAA
- the LOC129926844 gene encoding uncharacterized histidine-rich protein DDB_G0274557-like: MDILNMPQNHPDPHGHFNMPQNHPDPHGHFNMPQNHPDPHGHFNMQWDHPDPHGHFNMPWNHPDPHGHFNMQWDHPDPHGHFNMQWDHPDPHGHFNMPWDHPDPHGHFNMPWDHPDPHGHFNMQWDHPDPHGHFNMQWDHPDPHGHFEHAMGPSRSTWTFQHAMGPSRSTWTF; this comes from the coding sequence ATGGACATTTTGAACATGCCACAGAACCATCCAGATCCACATGGACATTTCAACATGCCACAGAACCATCCAGATCCACATGGACATTTCAACATGCCACAGAACCATCCAGATCCACATGGACATTTCAACATGCAATGGGACCATCCAGATCCACATGGACATTTCAACATGCCATGGAACCATCCAGATCCACATGGACATTTCAACATGCAATGGGACCATCCAGATCCACATGGACATTTCAACATGCAATGGGACCATCCAGATCCACATGGACATTTCAACATGCCATGGGACCATCCAGATCCACATGGACATTTCAACATGCCATGGGACCATCCAGATCCACATGGACATTTCAACATGCAATGGGACCATCCAGATCCACATGGACATTTCAACATGCAATGGGACCATCCAGATCCACATGGACATTTTGAACATGCCATGGGACCATCGCGATCCACATGGACATTTCAACATGCAATGGGACCATCCAGATCCACATGGACATTTTGA